The sequence CCTCATCTCCATAGCTGTTCATAATTACTATATACGTATAATTAAACCACGGAATAGCTTCCTTAACATGGTTCATGTTTATTAAAAAGCTTTTATGACATCTGAAAAAACCGTAATAAGCTAGTTTATCTTCAAGTTCCTGAAGGGTATGATTTGTCGTATACTCCCCTTTTGTTGTGCGTATTACAACATTTTTCCCGTCTGCGAAGGCATACACAATCTCTTCAGGGTTTAATGGGCATATTCTATCTTTCTTCCAGCCGGGAACCTTCTCAAAAACCTTTTCCCTTTGGAGGATTTTAACTAGATTTATCAGTCTATCAGGCTCTTTCCCTTCATTTTGAGGTTTCCCGAGGATATCTACCAATCTGTCAACGGTTTTGGCTAACCGTTCCTCTGAAAAGGGCTTTAAAATGTAGTCAACGGCATTGATTTCAAAGGCTTTTATGGCATATTCATCATATGCAGTAGCAAATACTATAATGGGTTTTATTCCCATGTCGAACATTTCAATTACCACATCGAAGCCGTTCATATCAGGCATTTCGATGTCGAGAAAAACCACATCGGGTTTTAAGTCTTTAAGCCTTTCCAGGGCTTCTTCCCCGCTGGCCGCCTCTCCTACTATCTGGATTTCCTGCCTTTTTTCAAGGAGGTACCTCAATTCCTGACGGGAAGGTTTTTCATCATCAACCAATAATACCCGTATTTGCAAGCTCATCACCCCTCTCATCAGGAAGATTATACGGTATAGTTATAGTTACACGGGTCCCCTCTCCCGGCACACTGAATATCTTCAGACCGTTTTCCTCACCGTACATACTCCTTAGGCGAGCATTTACATTACACAGACCCACGTGATCTGCTCTAAATCTGTTTTCCAAAAACTCGTTTATCCGTTCATTTTCAATTCCTACACCATCATCTATAACCCTTATACACACCTTTTCCCCGGTCTTTTTAGCTTCTATAATAATCTTCCCTCCGCCCTTTTTGGGAAGTATTCCGTGTTTCACGGCATTCTCCACTATAGGTTGAAGGATAAGGGGTGGAACCTTTAGATTTAGATTTTCTTCAATACGGTATTCAATATTGAGCCTGTCTTCAAATCTAGCTTTTTCTATAGCCATATAGGATTTAACGTGTTCCAGCTCTTTTTCAAATTCAACCATGTCCTTGTTTGCCTGAAGGTTCTTTCTGAAATACTCACCCAGATGTATTAAGAGGTCCCTGGCAAGAGCCGGTTTAGTCCTCACTACCGAAACGATAGTATTAATGGCATTAAACAAAAAATGGGGGTTAATCTGGGCCTGCAGTGCCTTTAATTCCGCTTTAGCCAGCATACTGGCCTGGTATTCCATTTTACCCAGTTCTAGCTGGGTAGAAAAGAGCTGTGCAAGCCCTAAAGCCAGCTGGACATCAATATTTGAAATCCCGTTCTCCTTACTTTTATATAACTTAAGGGTGCCGATAACCTTATTATTTTCTCTTAGGGGCACTATTACAGCAGATTTTATAGGGCAATCACTGTAACTGCATTCAATATCTTCTTTCTTTAGAGCAATTTGATATTCGCCTGTCTCCAATACCCTTTTTGTTATCTCCGTTTGAACCTTAAACCCCGGTTTGTGATGATCCTGACCTATACCTATATGGGTGAGGATGGTGTCGCGGTCCGTAATAGCTACACCGTCCACATCCGTCGAATCAAAGATTATTTTCCCCGTCTTGTAAGCTGAAAACTCGTTAAAGCCCTTCCGCAGATAGGGTAATGTCTTGTTGGCAATTTTTAAAGCCAATTGAGCCTGAGCTGCCCCTGCCCTTTCCCATTCTAAATATATTCCTTCAATAATTACCATAAAAATTGCTACCCCAAAAGAATTCGCAAAGGTCATGGGAAACCATATGATTTTAACTAAATCCAGGGCTTCTAAAAAAGGTTTGGCAATAATAAGTATTATAACCATTTGAGTTAGTTCGCTGATTACCCCTACAAAAAAAGCGAGTTTCCATTTATTGTTAGTTTTTTTTAGTTTTTGATGGAATAGGCCGCCAATTATCCCTTCAACAAATGTAGACAGGCCGCAAGCCACAGCGGTAAACCCTCCAATATCGATTACCCACCTGTGAAAACCCGCTATAAAACCCGCTGCCATTCCAATAAAAGGGCCTCCCAAAAGACCTGCTGTAATAGCACCGACGGCTCTCGCATTAGCTATGGCCCCTCTTATAGGAAATCCCGTGTAAGTGCCTATTATACCAAACGCACCGAAGAGCAGGGAAAGAAGTATCTTCTCCGTTAGGTTGACCCTTTTTTTAACTATCAGGTTTTTAAAAAGGACGGTCCTGGACAGCAAAAAGGCTATTAGGATTATAATGCCAACACTGTTCATCAGGGTCTTGATTATCTGCAGTACCATCATAGGCCCCCCTATATAACTGTTATTTAAAAATATGACTATCCCCTTGGCTCAGGGAGAATTAAAAAATTATCGGCATCCTGAGATAATACCTTTTAGTCGCCTTATATATACAAAACTGAAGCCCTATACCGCCTCAGAGTTAAAAGGGATGACACCTTACCGTGTTTTTCAGGCTTCCTATCCCTTCAATTGCAATTTCTACGGTGTCACCGGGGTTCATAGGTCCCACCCCTGCCGGGGTCCCCGTAAGGATTACATCTCCGGGATTAAGGGTCATCACCTGTGAGATAAAACTGATCAATTTATTAACAGGAAATAAAAGGTGCGAAGTATTCGATGATTGAACCACTTCTCCGTTTAGAAGGGTATAAATCTTCAGGGAACCAGGGTCTGCATCGGTTTCAATCCACGGCCCGATAGGACAGAAGGTATCAAAGGATTTGCTCCTGGTCCATTGAATATCCCTTTCCTGCAAATCCCGGGCTGTAACGTCATTACTGCATGTATACCCCAGGATATTTTCGTAAACCCTCGATTCGGTCACATCCTTCATCCTGTTTTTTATAACAACAGCCAGCTCTCCTTCATAATCCACCCGTCTGGACATGGGGGGATAAATAATATCCTCGCCGGGGCCTATTACAGAAGTGGATGGTTTAATGAACAATGTTGGTTCTTCAGGGGCTTTATAATTTAGCTCCTGAATATGGTCTTTGTAATTCAACCCAATACAGACTACTTTCCCGGGGCTGCAAGGTGCCAGCAATTGTACATCATCCAGTTTCCCCACTTTTTCTCCAATTGTAAAATCCGAAAAAATATCCCCTTCCAGCCCGTATATATCTCTATCCTGCAGGATACCGTACCGAACTGTACCATTTTTATCTGCAAATCTTATGACCTTCAAATAAAATACCCCCTCAATTACTAAAAAAATCAGGCGATTTTCAATTGAAAACGGCAACAGATATCAATTTTGACCTCGCGTCTAGTATCATTATAGCACAAAGCCCGGATAATCCACAATATAATCGTGTTAAATTGCATTTTTGGGGTATAACCCGCCATTAACAATAGGTTAAACTACATTCAATAAAGAAAAAAAAGAGGCTTGATCCGGCCTCCTTAGCATAAAACAAGGCTTATGTTCGTGTTACAATCGTCTCCCTACCAGTGAAGCCATTACAATAGAACACAATTTCCCGTCTGCGGTATCTGCCCTTGATGTCATAACTATAGGAGCAGCAGCCCCAAGGACTATCCCTGCCATAGTTCCCCCGGCAAGGTAGATCAGGGATTTGCCGAAGATATTCCCCGCTTCTATATCAGGAACGAGAAGTATATCGGCTTTTCCTGCTACGGGGCTTTTAATCTTCTTTTGCCGTGCCGCCTCTTCATTTATAGCATTATCCAGTGCAAGAGGTCCATCCACAACAGCACCTCGTATTTGTCCCCTCTCTGCCATCTTTGACAGCACCGCAGCATGCATTGTAGCTTCCATCTGAGGATTTACAACTTCAACAGCCGCAAGAACGCCGACCTTCGGCTCATCAAAACCCAGGGACCTCACAGCATCAATAGCATTCTGCAGAATTTCCACCTTCTGATAAAGGCCCGGAGAAATATTTATTCCACCATCAGTCATGAAGAGGACTCTTTCATATTCGGGAACATCATATGCTGCGAGATGGCTCAGGGTCTTCCCTGTTCTCAGGCCGTATTCCGAATTTAGCACCGTTTTCATGAATTCCGAACTGCCCACCATACCCTTCATTATAATATCGGCCTTTCCTTCTGATACCAGCCTTACGGCCTTTTCAGTAGCACTCTTTGGTTCAGGAATGTCGTATATCTGTTCATCTTCAACCTCAAAATTTATTTGCCGGGATAATTCTTTAATCTTTTCCCTGTCTCCCACGAGGATGGGATCAACCAGACCCTTTTCATATGCGTTTTTTACGCTTTTCAGTACTTCTAAATCATCTGCTGCCGCAACACTGAGACGGCTTTTAGGGAGCTCCTGAGCCCGTTGAAGCATCTCTTTAAAATTGCGAAATGCCACCTCTTTATACCTCCTTAACCGTAGTCCAGTCCGTTTAACTATAGGTCTTTTCCTCTTCTTCACCCATCAGCACCCGTAATGCTCCTAAAGCAAGGGATTCCAGTTCTTCTTCCCCGGGAACAACAACTACGGGAGCAATAAATTCAACCCGTTCGATAATTTTCGCCGTAACGGTCCGTGAATGGGCTATCCCACCCGTCAGAATGATTTTATCCACATCCCCTTTGAGGGTAGTGGCCATAGCCCCAATTTCCTTAGCTATCTGGTAGACCATAGCTTCTAGAATCAGTTCGGCTTCTCTGTCCCCTTTTTCTATTCGTTTTTCCACTTCCCGCATGTCTTTTGTTCCCAGATAAGAATATACACCACCCTCTCTTGTTATCTTCCTTTTCATTTCATCATAGGTATATTTCCCGGAATAACATAATTGGACTAATTCGCTTACCGGAAGGGTTCCTGTTCTTTCAGGGGAAAACGGGCCCTCACTGTTAGCATTATTAACATCAATCATTCGCCCTTTTCTGTGAGCTGTTACCGAAATCCCGCCTCCCAAATGGACGATTATGAAATTGCAGTCAAAATAACTCCTTCCTGCATCTTTAGCAACTTTTCGCCCTACAGCCTTTATATTTAAAGCATGGGATAAACTCCTTCTTGACAGTTCCTTCAATCCTGAAATCCTCGCTATGTCTTCCATTTCATCCACTGCCACAGGGTCAACTATATATGATGGGATTTGATAATCTTGCCCGAGATTGAATGCGATTATCCCTCCGAGATTGGAAGGATGTTCCCCTTGCAAACCTTCTTTAAGGTCTTCTACCATTTTTTCATTTACGCGGTATGTCCCGCTTTCCATAGGCTTTAACAGACCGCCCCTGCCAATCACTGCATCCAGGGTTTCCATTGGAATCCCTTTTTTAACCAGGGAATCTGTTATGACCTTTAAACGGTATTCATATTGATCCGCTACCCGGCTGAATTTGTTCAGCTCGGCTGCATTATGCTCTATGGTTTCTTTTAAAATACATTCACTATTATCAAAGACAGCTATTTTAGTTGATGTAGAACCCGGATTTACAGCCAATATCCTGTAGTTTTTCAACTGCTTCTACCTCCTGTCAGGCAAAAAAGACCTCTTTATTTGGCTGATGGTTTCAAGTCTTTCTTCTACCAGCCGGTCTGCAGCCTGATATGTAGGGATATTGTTTTCTCTCGAAATTTTGTAGATTTCCATAAGTATATTATATATACCGGCAGTTTTTTTCATTGCTCTTTCCCTATTGAAACCCTCCAGTTCATCAGCTACTTGGATGAGGCCTCCGGCATTAATTACATAATCAGGAGCATACAGGATCCCCTTCTCATGTAGAATATCCCCGTGTCTGGGTTCTGCCAGCTGGTTATTAGCAGCTCCTGCAACAGCCCTGCACTTTAATCTCTTTATAGTATCGTCATTTATTACTGCACCTAAGGCATTAGGGGAAAAGATGTCACAGTCTACATCAAAGATTTCATCGGGTTCAACGGATTTAATACCCGAAAAATCCTTTAAAGCCTTTTCTGCATTTTCTTTGCTTATATCTGTAATGGTAATATCTGCGCCTTCATCATAGAGGTGTTTTATCAGATGATATCCCACCTTACCTACGCCTTGAACGGCAATCCTCAGGCCGGTAAGGGAATCGCTTCCAAATACC is a genomic window of Koleobacter methoxysyntrophicus containing:
- a CDS encoding fumarylacetoacetate hydrolase family protein, which encodes MKVIRFADKNGTVRYGILQDRDIYGLEGDIFSDFTIGEKVGKLDDVQLLAPCSPGKVVCIGLNYKDHIQELNYKAPEEPTLFIKPSTSVIGPGEDIIYPPMSRRVDYEGELAVVIKNRMKDVTESRVYENILGYTCSNDVTARDLQERDIQWTRSKSFDTFCPIGPWIETDADPGSLKIYTLLNGEVVQSSNTSHLLFPVNKLISFISQVMTLNPGDVILTGTPAGVGPMNPGDTVEIAIEGIGSLKNTVRCHPF
- a CDS encoding Leu/Phe/Val dehydrogenase, which encodes MKLDIFKEMEKYGHEQVIFNYDRKSGLKAIICIHDTTLGPALGGCRMWNYETEEEALIDALRLSRGMTYKCAVAGTDFGGGKTVIIGDPKKDKSEGLFRALGRYVQSLGGRYYTGTDVGTYADDFVYAAKETDCVVGLPEEYGGSGNSAITTAFGVWKGIKATAKEVFGSDSLTGLRIAVQGVGKVGYHLIKHLYDEGADITITDISKENAEKALKDFSGIKSVEPDEIFDVDCDIFSPNALGAVINDDTIKRLKCRAVAGAANNQLAEPRHGDILHEKGILYAPDYVINAGGLIQVADELEGFNRERAMKKTAGIYNILMEIYKISRENNIPTYQAADRLVEERLETISQIKRSFLPDRR
- a CDS encoding LytR/AlgR family response regulator transcription factor, which translates into the protein MVDDEKPSRQELRYLLEKRQEIQIVGEAASGEEALERLKDLKPDVVFLDIEMPDMNGFDVVIEMFDMGIKPIIVFATAYDEYAIKAFEINAVDYILKPFSEERLAKTVDRLVDILGKPQNEGKEPDRLINLVKILQREKVFEKVPGWKKDRICPLNPEEIVYAFADGKNVVIRTTKGEYTTNHTLQELEDKLAYYGFFRCHKSFLINMNHVKEAIPWFNYTYIVIMNSYGDEEIPVSRTKVKEFKRLLGI
- a CDS encoding phosphate butyryltransferase; this translates as MAFRNFKEMLQRAQELPKSRLSVAAADDLEVLKSVKNAYEKGLVDPILVGDREKIKELSRQINFEVEDEQIYDIPEPKSATEKAVRLVSEGKADIIMKGMVGSSEFMKTVLNSEYGLRTGKTLSHLAAYDVPEYERVLFMTDGGINISPGLYQKVEILQNAIDAVRSLGFDEPKVGVLAAVEVVNPQMEATMHAAVLSKMAERGQIRGAVVDGPLALDNAINEEAARQKKIKSPVAGKADILLVPDIEAGNIFGKSLIYLAGGTMAGIVLGAAAPIVMTSRADTADGKLCSIVMASLVGRRL
- the buk gene encoding butyrate kinase, which produces MKNYRILAVNPGSTSTKIAVFDNSECILKETIEHNAAELNKFSRVADQYEYRLKVITDSLVKKGIPMETLDAVIGRGGLLKPMESGTYRVNEKMVEDLKEGLQGEHPSNLGGIIAFNLGQDYQIPSYIVDPVAVDEMEDIARISGLKELSRRSLSHALNIKAVGRKVAKDAGRSYFDCNFIIVHLGGGISVTAHRKGRMIDVNNANSEGPFSPERTGTLPVSELVQLCYSGKYTYDEMKRKITREGGVYSYLGTKDMREVEKRIEKGDREAELILEAMVYQIAKEIGAMATTLKGDVDKIILTGGIAHSRTVTAKIIERVEFIAPVVVVPGEEELESLALGALRVLMGEEEEKTYS
- a CDS encoding sensor histidine kinase, translating into MVLQIIKTLMNSVGIIILIAFLLSRTVLFKNLIVKKRVNLTEKILLSLLFGAFGIIGTYTGFPIRGAIANARAVGAITAGLLGGPFIGMAAGFIAGFHRWVIDIGGFTAVACGLSTFVEGIIGGLFHQKLKKTNNKWKLAFFVGVISELTQMVIILIIAKPFLEALDLVKIIWFPMTFANSFGVAIFMVIIEGIYLEWERAGAAQAQLALKIANKTLPYLRKGFNEFSAYKTGKIIFDSTDVDGVAITDRDTILTHIGIGQDHHKPGFKVQTEITKRVLETGEYQIALKKEDIECSYSDCPIKSAVIVPLRENNKVIGTLKLYKSKENGISNIDVQLALGLAQLFSTQLELGKMEYQASMLAKAELKALQAQINPHFLFNAINTIVSVVRTKPALARDLLIHLGEYFRKNLQANKDMVEFEKELEHVKSYMAIEKARFEDRLNIEYRIEENLNLKVPPLILQPIVENAVKHGILPKKGGGKIIIEAKKTGEKVCIRVIDDGVGIENERINEFLENRFRADHVGLCNVNARLRSMYGEENGLKIFSVPGEGTRVTITIPYNLPDERGDELANTGIIG